The DNA segment GCCTTGGAGCGTTTCTTGACATTGAGGTCATCTCCGACGACGTAGATGAAGCGAAGCGGAAAATCTGGGAGATGGCAGGAAGAATAGGACTGAGCGAGGACGACGTTGAGCCCAGGCTCTACCAGGAGCTCATCAAAGAACTTGAGAAAAGGAAATGATGCCTCAGCGAGCCGTCGCGACTATCTTGATTATGTCGTTGAACTCCAGCTCGTAGTCGTCTCCGACGCGCCTGTGGGTTCTCGCGTTGACTGCGTAGAGGAAGGTCTTCCCCAGGTCGGTGTGCACCTTGTAGGCCAGGTCGCGGGGCGTTGACCCCTTTGGGAGCAGGTGGACGTGGGGCAGAACGTTGCCGAACCCGTCAGTGAGCTTGTGCTCGTCCTCGACCGGGTAAACGGGAACCAGGTTTAGGAGCTCAAATACGGCAGTGTTGATTACCTGCTGGATCCCGGTAGAGCCAAAGCGGTCGAGAACCTTCTCCTTTATCAGCTGAAGGGCCTTTTCCTGCTTTCCACTCATTGGCTTCAGGATCTTGAAGTCGCTCGAACCGGGGACGTAGTCTATGAAGCCCGCCTTGGCGGCCTTCCTCAGGGTAAGCTCCGCCGCCGCGCTCGTGGGGATGACTATGTAACCCCTGCTCCTGCCCTTCCTTACCAGGCGCTCTATCTGGGCATCGGCCGCCGCGTCGGCCTTATTGGCCGCTATGATAATCGGCTTGTTTATCTTTCTCAGCTCGCGGACGAAGGCGAAAAGGTCCTCATCGCTCCACTTCGTCGGGTCGTTGTCGAGGCCGAGCTTATGGATAGCCTCAAACGCATCCTCCTCCGTAACTCCTATCCCGGTCAGCTGGTCGGCTATAGCCTGGGCAAGCTTGAGGTGCTGAAGCTTTATCCTCTTCGCGAACTTCTCCCAGTTCTTCCTGAGGATGCCGTATATCCAGTAGTCTATTTCCCTCTCAAGGAACTCGATGTCCTCAACGGGGTCGTGGTGGTCGGTGGGCTGTCCCTCCGCGTCGGTCTTTCCGGTAGCGTCAACCACGTGTATCAGAGCGGAGGCCATTCTCAGGTCGTCGAGGAACTTGTTGCCCAGCCCACGTCCCTCATGCGCCCCCGGGACGAGACCGGCAACGTCTATCATCTTTATCGGAATCAGTGCCTTTCCGTCCCTGTATTCATAGTTCTGAGGGTTCGGCGTGCAGCCGAGTTCCCTGCATGGATGCTCCGCTATGGCGTAGGTAACACCGACGTTAGCGTTTATCGTTGTGAAGGGATAATTGGCAATCTGGACATCGACAAGGGTTGCCGCCGAGAAGAAAGTTGACTTTCCTACATTTGGCTTTCCAACGAGGCCTATCTCCATGCTCACCACCGGGTTAAATTCGCGGGAGGGTTTTAAGGGGTTGCGGTTTCCGAAAACTATAACTCACCAACTGTCCTACTTCTTTCGGGTGAAGTCCATGGGAATCCTTTCCAACATCGACGGCCCTTCTCGCTGGAGGGTGAGGTGGTAGAATGACCGATGACTCCAATGTCTCCAGAATAACAGTCATCGCCTATTCAAAGGACAAATTCGTCAGCATGAAGTCTCCAGCGTGGGGGAAGCCCTGAGCGTTGAAGGATACAACGTCATCTGGGTGAACGTTGACACACCGTCGCTCATCCCCGAGGTGATGGATGCCCTGGGAATTCACGAGCGTCCGATGAAGAACCTCAGGAGAGCAAGCTCCCGTGCCAGGGTCTTTGTGTTCCCGGACTACCTGTTCCTTCTTCTCCATCAGGTGTACGAGATAGAGGGTGGGCTGAAGAGGGAGCGGATAGGCCTTCTGCTGAAGGACAATCTGGTGGTTACCGTTCAGGAGAGGCGGGGTGATGTTTTCGACCCGGTCAGAGAAAGCATAAGGGAAGGTGAAGGGCTCCTGCGGGATCGGGGGGCAGATTACCTGCTGTTCGCTCTCCTTGAGGCAATAGTGGAAAACTACGTGCCGATAATCGAGCGCATAAGCTCCAGAATGGAAGAGCTTGAAGCACAGATACTCTCAAGGGGGGACGAAAACGTTCTCCGAAAGATACACGGCCTCAGAAGGGAAATCCTCTTCATGCGCCGCACGATCTTCCCCCTGCTGGAGGCCTTCAGAAGGCTCCAGCTGGAGGCAAAGGAGTTCTTTGAGCGGGAAACCCGGAGCTGTATTGAAGAGCTCCACGACCACGTCCTTGAGGTTCTGGAGATACTCGAAGGCCAGCGCGAGCTCGCCAACAGCCTCGTCGAGCTTTACTACTCAACCATCTCGATGAAGACCAATGACATAATCAGAATCCTGACTGTGGTCTCAACGATATTCATCCCGCTGACCTTCATAACAGGCCTCTACGGAATGAACTTCCGATACATGCCCGAGCTTTACTGGAAATATGGTTATCCCTTCGTGCTTCTGCTGATGCTCACTATAGCTGTGGGAATGCTCGCCTACTTCAGGAGAAAAGGGTGGATTTAGAGGGCCTCAAGCCCAAGGGCAAGCTTCAGGGCCTTCTCGGCTATCACGTCGAGCGGGTCGATCAGGGGCACCTTTAGGTCTCCGGGTCTCAGGGCAACGCTGACCTCAGTGCAGCCGGCTATTATCCCATCAACCCGGGGCTGGAGCCTCTCCGCCACCTCAAGAAGGAGCCTCCTTCCAAACTCCAGCTTTCCGGCCTTCACACCTTCGTAGATGGCTTCCATAACAAGCCTTTGATCCCCTTCGCTTGGAACGACCAGCTTTATCCCCCTCCTGGCAAGAGGGCCTTCGTAAACCCCGCCCCTCACTGTCCCGTCGGTCGCAAGGAGACCGACCTTCTTGAGACCCATTTTTGCTATTCTCTCGGCAGTTGCTTCCACCATGCTGACAAGGGGAACCTTTATAGCCCTCTGGATGTCTTCAGCAAAGAAGTGCGCTGTGTTGCATGGCATTATTATAAAATCAGCCCCCCAGCTCTCGAGCTTCCTGGCACTGGCTACCAGCTCCGGCCTCGGGTCTTCCCCTTTCCCGAGGATAAATGCCGTCCTGTCAGGTATCTTCGGGTTGTTGTAGATGATTATCTTTGGATGCTCCTGGTCGCGCTTTGCCGGCGTCTTCTCCACTATCCTCCTGAAGAGCTCAACTGTCGCCAAAGGCCCCATGCCGCCGAGGATGCCTATGACCCTCTCGGTCATCCTTACTCCTCCAGCCAGACTGAGTCATCGCCGTAGTAGTTCAGCTTGACCACGAAGAGCCTGAACGGTTCATCCCGCTCGTTGATTACCCAGTGCACGATCTTTGGCTTGACAAGGAAGATGTCGCCCGGTTTGGCGAGGTGCTCCCTCTCCCCGATGCCGAGCCTCGCCTCGCCGCTTATTATGTAGAACAGCTCGTACTGCCTTTCGTGATAGTGCTTTTTGACGGTCTGCTTTGGCTTGACCTCAACTATCTGGGCGTAGCTTCCCTCAGGGAGCTCTCCTTCGAAGAGAGGGAGCTTCCTGTAAGTCCCGCGGTCGATGAGGTTCTTGATTTTGGCTTTCATCCTGCATCCCCGAGATAGATAGCTCCCAGAGTTGAAAAGCTTTATCCTTTCGACCCACATCGAAAGGCTCAAAAGACTTTTATACCCAGCCCGCGATTCATCAGTGAACAGATAGAAACGGTGGTGACCATGGAAGCGCTGGAGAAAGCCCTCCGCTGGGCGGAGGAAAACCTGAAAGCGGATTACATAGAGCTCCGGTACGAGAACCTGAGAAAGACGACCCTCGCCCTCAAAGATGGCGTTTTTACCAGCTTTACAGGGAAGCTGAACAGGGGCGTTGCGATAAGGGTTCTGGCCAACGGTGCGTGGGGCTTCGCCTCGACCAGCGACCTCAGCAATCTTGAGAGGAAGATCGAGGAGGCCTACAAGCTGGCCAAAGCGGCAGCGGAGACCAAGAAGGAAAAGATAGAGCTGGCCGAGATAAAGCCGGTCGAGGACTTCGTGAAGAGCAGGATGAAGGTCAAGCCGAAGGAAGTGGACATCGAGGAGAAGGTTGCCCACCTGAGGGAGCTGGAAAAGTTCCTCAAGGATGACAAGGCCGTTAAGAGTGTCCAGATACGCTACGAGGACGGCGGTGGCAAAAAGCTCCTCCTCACCAACGAAGGTACAAGGATAGAGTGGGACTACAACTACCTCTACCAGGGAACTTACGTCACCGGAAAGGCCGATGGAAAGCTGGCCATGGCGAGGGACAGCATAGGTGCGGTGGACTACGGCTGGGAGCTCATGACGGAGCACGAGCCAAACGAGAAGGTCACCGAAAGAATTCTCAGAAAGATGCACAGCCAGCTGAAAGGAATAGCCCCGAAGCGCGGCGAGTGGCCGATTGTAGCCGGCCCGATTGTCGTTGGAATAATAGCGCACGAAGCTCTTGGCCACCTCGCAGAGGCTGACCTGACCATAAACTCGCCCTTCAAGGACCTCATCGGCAAGCAGATTGCCCCGGAGTACGTCACGATGAGCGAGCGCTACGTTGAAGGCGGCTTTGGGAACGACCGCTATGATGACGAGGGCGTCCCCGTGAGGGACATCCACATCATCGAGAACGGAATCCTCAAGGAGATAATGCTGAACAGGGAATACGCCCACAAGTGGGGCATGGAGCCGAACGGCCATGCCAGGGCCGAGAGCTACCGCTACCCGCCGATAATTAGAATGAGAAACACTATATTCGAGCCCGGCGACCACTCCTTCGAGGAGCTCATCGAGGACATCAAGTTCGGCTACTACGTCGTTGACTTCCGCGGCGGCCAGGCCCAGCTTAACTCAGCATTCCAAGTTGGTGTCCAGGAGGGCTACGTCATCAGGAATGGTGAGATAGCAGAGCCGATAAGGGACACCTCAATCACTGGAGTTGCCATCGAGGCGCTGAAGAAGATAAGCGCTGTAGGCAAGGACTTCGGACTTGAGGTCGGCTTCTGCGGAAAGGGACAGACGGCCTTCGTCAGCTCAGGCGGCCCGCACATGCGCTTTGACGGGGAAATCCTCATCGGGTGAGGTGGTGAAGATGGAGGAACTGATACGGTACGGTGAGAAGTTTTTCGATGAGCTGGAGATCGCCGTTTACCGCTCCAAGGACGTCAGCGCAAGCGTCGAGCTGAACGAGATTTCAATGGCCTCCACGAGGAGCGGAGCCCTTACCATAATCCGAGGAATCAAGGACAAGCGCCTCGGTCTGGCGATAGTCGACAGCGACGAACCCCCCAGGATAATGGAGGCCATAGAGCAGGCGGCCAAGATGGCGAGGCTCAACAGCCCCGACGAGAAGTGGGTCTCCCTTCCGGAGCCGGGGAAGTACCGTGAGGGACCAAAGCCCAACTACGAGCTGAAGGATGCTTCACCTGACGGGCTCGTTGAGATGCTCGTCCGCGGCATAAAGCTCGCCCGTGAGAAGGATGAGCACGTTGTAGTTGCAGGCGGGGAGGGCGGCGTTTCGTGGGAGGAGAGGCACATCGTCAACTCCCACGGGGTAGACGTTTCCCAGGAGGGCGGTGCGGCGTTTCTGTTCCTGGAGCTGGTGGGAAGGAAGGGTGACGTCGTAACGCCCGGCATTTTTGACTTCGACGCGAAGCGCAGCTTAGACCTCGACGTTGAGGGGGTCGTTGAAAGGGCCGTCCAGAAAGTCAAGTGGGCCTACAGCGTCAAGGCCAGCAAAAACGAGGAGGTTCCAATAATCCTCGGCCCATGGGCGATTGCTGGACTTTTCAGCTACGCTCTCTTCCCAGCCTTCAGCGGTGAGCGCCTGGTTAAAGAAACGACACCGCTGGCAGGGAAGGTAGGAGAGAAGATAGCCAGCGACGTGCTCACGATATACGACGACCCGTTCCACGAGCTCTCCATACAGCCGGTTATAGCCGATGGTGAGGGAGTGCCAACGAGGAAGAACGTCCTCATCGAGAAGGGGACCTTCAAGGGCTTCGTCTGGGACAACTACTGGGCCAAAGTCCACGGCACCGAGAGCACCGGAAACGGCAAGAGGGACATAAGGAGCGGTGGCATAAACATAGGCTTCCACAGCATGGTCATAGAGAACGGTAAGCGCCCGCTGGAGGAGGTCATAGCGGAAATCGAGCACGGCTACTTCGTGGACGGCTTCCAAGGTGCGCACTCAAGCAACCCCGACAACGGGAACTTCGCGGTAACAGCAAACCCGGCGTTCCTCATCGAGGACGGCGAAGTCGTCGGCTCCAGCGTCTTCCTCATAGCCGGCAACGTCTACGAACTGCTGAAGAGCGCCACTGAGGTAACGAAGGAGCAGACCGTAATGCCCTTCATGACCACCATCATAACGCCCTTCGTGAAGTTCGAGAACGTGAAGATAGCGGGGAAGTGAATTTTCCCTTTTCTAACCTTTTGGGTGTTTTATCGGGAAAACAACTTCCTTTTAAAGCCTGTTTTCTCAGCAAAACACTACTTTAAAACCCTGAAGTCAATCGCTATGTTGAACTGCCTCGGCGCGTAGGGGCGGACTTTTCTTTCCTCCAAGAATTCAACCCCAAAGCCCAGCTCTCTCGCTACCGCCTTAATCCTTGCCTCGTGCTCGGAGAACAGGTCTTCCTCCGGGCCGAAGCCGTAGTAGTGGACAACTCCCCCATCCCTAACGCTCAGCATTGCCTCCCTCAGAAAGCGGTCGGCGAACTTGGGGAGGTTCATTATCACCCGGTCGGCCTCCACTTTGCCCGCCACCTTTCGAACGTCGCCGAGGACGGGCACGACGTTGTCAGCCTTGTTCAGCCGGATGTTCTCCTCAAGGTAGCGAACCGCCCAGGGGTTGATGTCACAGGCGAAGACGAGCTCTGCCTTCTTAGCTAAGAGCACCGCGTATGGCCCGACGCCGGCGAACATATCAAATATAATCTCCCCCGGCCGGGTCTTCTCGAAAATCCTCATCCGCTCCGTGGCCAGGCGGGGGGAGAAGTAAACCCTTGCAACGTCGAGCTTGAGCCTTATCCCGTTCTCGCGGTGGAGGGTTTCAGTCCTCCTCTCACCGGCGAGGTGAACCAGCTCCCTAATGCGGTATTCCCCGGAAACTCTGCCCCCCTTGGCGAAGACGGCCTTTATGTGCCGATGAACCCTGAGGATGGCATCTCCGATAGCTTTTCCATAGGACATCAGCTCTTCAGGTAGCTCGATTATCGCGAGGTCGCCGATGACGTCAAAGGAGCTCGGGAGGAGCGGTCTAACTTCATCCGGAACCTCAACGACCTCGCGGTAGCTGTGGGGCCTTCTCCCAACCCTCTCAAAGTCGGCCTCAACGAGCTCAAAGCCCTCAACCGGCTCTGTGACGGGGAAGAGTACGAACTCGCCCTCTCTTCTGACGGCGTATCCTTTCGCCAAGACGCCGAGTTCGATGAGTTTTCTTCTGACTTTCTCAGCTTCCCATTTGGGGACTCTGACCGCGAGCATAGCTATCACTCTATCCCACTGCATTTAAATGATCCGGCAAAGAGTTTTGAATCCAGAAGAGCCTTGGCAAAAGTTTCTTATGGTGCCCCGGCCGGGATTTGAACCCGGGGCGCGGGCTCGAAAGGCCCGCATGTTTGACCGGGCTACACCACCGGGGCTCGATATTAGGGAAGGGAGAGCGTTTAAAAATCTTTCGTCTGAGGGAAAGCCCCCGGCAAACTTTTTAAACCCCCGCCCGACCCTCAACCGATGGCCATGAAGACGCTCGCCGATGTTTTCAGGGAGGCACTGGGGGAGAAGGGGATCGAGAGCTTCGGGGTGCTCTCAAAGCGCTTTAGAAAGTCAAAGAACAAGCTCCAGGACGTGGCAGTGGAGATAATCAACGGAAAGGGGGCAGTATTCCGCGTCCCGGAGAAGACCGCCGTTGCGTGGGATCTGAACGGCAACCGCGTTGAAGGCTCTTACTACGCCTACGCTCCCCTGTGCATGATGGAGAAGTTCGAGCCTGTTTTAACACCCGAAGAGCTGAAGGCAAAGCTCCCGGAGTGGCCCTACTTCATAATCGACCTCTACCACTGGGACAGGCACACCCAGAAGGAGAAGGGGAAGATATGCCTCCAGGTGAGCCAGAGCTACGGCCTTCTGAGGGACTACTTCACAGGTCGTGAGCTGGCAGTAACGTGGGCGAATGACGAGTTTAAATCCATGTTCCACGGCCCTATCGGGAGGATAACAACCTACGCCGGACCGACGGCGGATTTTCTGAAGGAAAAGGGCATCGACGAGGTTGTTCTCCTCGATCCCTGGGCGGAGGAGGTTCTGAGCGAGAAGGATTTCGACGTCGGGGCCTTTATAATCGGCGGCATCGTCGACACCGGTGGGAACAAGAAGAAGACCACGCCCAAGATAGGAGAAGAGCTTGAGAGGGCTGGAATAAGGGTACGCAGAAGGAAGATCGTTCTCAAAGGCGACATCGTCGGCGTCCCCGACAGGATAAACCGGATTCTGGGGATAATCCTCAAGATGATGGTGGAAGGAAAGTCGATGGACGAGGCAGTTTACGAGTTTCAAGAACCCCTCCACGCCCGCTGGCGCCTGAGGAAGGAACTGCCAAAGAGGGTCATCAGGTACAAGGTGAGCGGCAAGACCTACAGGGTCGTCGAGAAGGAGCTTTTCGATGAATACTCCAAGTGGCTCAAAATCCGCTGGGAGGACTTCGTGAAGGTGCTGAGGGAGCTGGACTTAATAGCGCTTGAGAGGAAGAGGATACACCACCTCAACAAGATATCCAGCGCGAGGATAATAAACGGAAAGCTTTACAGGGTGATTCTGCTCAAAAAGGCCGCGATGCTGTGCTATAACTGCTGAGCCCATTCCTGCTCAATAGGAGGGTTAACTTAAAATATTCATTTTATGTTACATCGTAATAATGAAAGTCAGAAAGAATCCCATTGAGACTTCTCTGCCAACACTTCAGGACGTCCAATATGTAACTGCGATTTATCAGCGTCTAAGTGGGAATTCTGAGGCAGAAACACTCACAAACTTATTAGAATGGCAGGAACGAAATATACAGTACTGGAAAGAGAGATATTGGGCCGCTAGCGGGATAATGATATTTTTGATAATCATTATTTTTGTTCTTGTGACTCTCTTTTTTAGCGTGATCAATGTCCCATATCTGTCCTCATTATCAAAGAAGGCATTTTTGTTATTTGGACTTATCAGCATACTCATTTGCACCTTCCTTGTTGTATTTTTGTGTTTTATGCTACCTTATAACTATTATAATCTTGTAGCACAAGAGCGTCAGAGCCCCCCTAAGAAGCTTAAGAAAATGTTTAAGTTAGTTTACCATACGATTAAACCAAGTCTACCTATTAGTATAATCCTAGATTATCGGCTGGCAGTATGCAGGGATTATGCAAAGCTTACAGCTGCATTGCTTTTTAATTCTTATCCTGAGGTTTACTTCCTCACGCTTCCAAACCATGTTGCCGTTGCAGTCATGATAAACGGTAAATATTATGTTCTCGACCAGAAATTACCCATTATAAGTTTAGATAGCTGGATAAAAAGGTGGGAATGGCTCCTTTGGGCATTGAGACTTAAAAATAAGCTTTTGCTTAGAAGATACATTCCCGAGTGTAGCATGTATCTTGTCCAATTCGAAAAAAACCTAAATGGGACTATTTTAGCCAAACCCACTATTAGAGAGTATATACGTTACAAGGTAAAAACTTACGAGAAAGATGATATTAGAACTTGCATAGAAAAACTAGAGAAGCTCTTAATCAACAAATTTGGACTTAATTCGGTGAAAGCAATTAGTAGAAAACCAGATTTCACAATTACTCTAAAAAACTATGGGATTTATTGTGAAAATGATGAGATAATTTTGTATTCAATTGCGAGAAGCATTAGGAATCGCATCGAAGCAGAATTATCTGGAGGTATCAAGAAATTATCTGGTCTTAGAATTTTTATGAAAGATGATCAGGATTTACTTGTGGAGGTATATCTCAAAATGCAAAAATAAAAGGGCTCAGAAGAACACCACAACGGCATCCCCAACGACTGCCGTCTCGACCTCTTCGCCCTCGCTGAACACTGCCTTCCTGAGCACGATGTCCTCCTTGCCCAGCTCGACCGTCTGGCCTTCCACCTCAAACTCGACCTTTCCGGCCTCTTTGAGGGCCCTTGCAACCTCTTCCGCGTTCTCCTTGAGGTAGGCGGTGATCTTCGGCACGAGCTTGCCGTAGCGCGGGCCAACAGTCCTGAAGTTGGGCTTTATCTCAATGATGCGCTCCTCAAGTTCCGGCTCGCCCTGGATTATCTCCAGCTTCTCGATGTTCATGGTTCCGGCGATGTCCTTCTCGATGGCCTTCAGGGCCTCGTAGGAATCGGTGGCGTAGATGGCCACGTGCTTGAGCTTGGCGTTCAGAGCGAGGCCGTGGCTGTTCTTGTAGCGCCTCATGACACCGACTATCTCGCGGGCGAGCTCTCCGAGCCTCTCGGCCTCCTCGCTTATCCTGCCCTCATCGTACTTCGGCCACTCGAGGAGGTGCACGCTCTTGACACCAACGTGCCTCTTGAACATCTCCTGGTAGAGCTCCTCAGTTATGTGCGGCGCGAACGGAGCGAGGAGGAGCATCACGTTGTAAAGCAGCTCGTAGAGTGCCGCTTTCGCCTTCAGCTTGCTCTCCTCGTCGTCGCCGTAGAGGCGGTACTTGATCATCTCGATGTAATCGTCGGCCACCTCATGCCAGACGAAGGTCATCAGCTCTCTGGTGAGCAGGTTGAAGCGGTAGCGCTCCATCTCCTCGGCGGCGAACTTTATCAGCCTGTGGAGCCTGCTGAGTATCCAGCGGTCGATCGGCTCAAGCTCCTCCGGAGCGCTGCTCGGGTCAAAATCTACCAGATGACGCTCGGCGAAGCGGTAGATGTTCCAGACCTTCTGCAAAAACCTGTAGTTGTAGTCGACGATCTCCCACTTGAACGGGTGGTCCTCTCCGGGCGGAGCGAGGGCGGTCCAGAGGCGGAGCGCATCGGCGCCGTACTTCGGGATGACCTCGTCAGGGGCGACGACGTTGCCGTAGCTCTTGCTCATCTTCCTTCCGTCCGGGCCGGCCACCATTCCGTTGATGAGGACGTCATCCCAGGGCTTCTCGCCGGTTAGCTTATAGGTTCTGAATATCGTGTAGAAGGCCCACGTCCTTATGATGTCCGTCCCCTGCGGCCTGAGCGCGGTCGGGAAGTTGTGCTCGAACCAGCGCTTGGCCTCTTCGTCGCCCTTGATGGCCTCGTGCCACCGGGTTATGATGAGCGGGGTTATGCTTGAGTCTATCCAGCAGTCGAGGACGTCCGTGACGGGCTCAAGCTCGGCACCGCAGACCGGACACTTCTCGACCGGAGGTTTGTCAAAGCGCGGGTCAACCGGAAGGTCTTCTTCCCTCGCCGGAACCACGTGGCCGTTCTTGCAGACCCAGAACGGGAGCGTCGTTCCAAAGACCCTCTGTCTGCTGATGACCCAGTCCCAGTCCATACTCTCGGCCCAGTCCTTAAGCCTCAAGAACATGTCCTCGGGGTACCAGTTGATCTCCTCCGCGACCTTCACTATCTCGTCCGTGAAGTCCTTCACCCTGATGAACCACTGGGTCTTGGGGAGCAGCTCGATGGGCGCCATACAGGAGCTCCTCTCGGTGTGCCTCAGCACGCGATGGTGGACCTTCTGCTTCTTATATAGCAGGCCCATCTTTTCGAGGTCCTCGGCTATTACCTTCCTCGCCTCCTCGGTTTTCAGCCCCTTGTACGGCCCGGCGTTTTCGTTCATTGTGCCGTCCTCGTTGATTGCTATGATAACCGGCAGGTTGTAGCGCTTCTGCCAGACGACGTCCTGCTCGTCGCCGTAGGTACAGTTGTAGACCGCACCGGTTCCAAATTCGGGGTCAACGTCCTCATCGGCTATAACAGGCACTTCCCTCTCGAATATCGGGAGCTTAACCTTCTTACCTACCACGTCTTTGTAGCGCTCGTCGTCCGGGTGGACGAACACAGCGACACAGGCAGGCATCAGCTCGGGCCTCGTGGTGGCTATGGGGACGTAGCCGGAGCCGTCAGCTAAGGGGAGTTTGATGTAGTAGAGGTAGCCGTCCTCCTCGACGTAGCCAACCTCCGCTTTGGCGAGGCTTGTCCTGCATCTTGGACACCAGTAGACCGGGTGCTTGTCGCGGTAGAGCATGCCCTTCTCGTAGAACTCAAGGAGGGACTTCTGCACGGCAGCCTTGTACCAGTCGTCCATCGTGTGGTACTCAAGGTCCCAGTCGGCGGAATAGCCAATCCTAATGAACTGGTTTCTCATCGCCTCAATGGCCTGCCAGGTCCATTCGACGCACTTCTGGAGGAATTTCTCCGGCTGGTCTTTGCTGATTCCGAACTCCTTTTCGACCTTCAGCTCAGTCGGGAGGCCGTGGTTGTCAAAGCCCTGGGGGAAGAGCACGTTGTAGCCGGTCATTCTCTTATATCTCGCTATGATGTCGATCCAGGTGTGGCTGAGCACGTGACCGAGGTGGAGCGTTCCGCTCGTGAACGGGGGCGGGGTGTCTATCGCGTAGCTCGGTCTTTTCTCATCGAGCTCGTACTTGTAGATTTTCTCCTCAAGCCAGAACTTCTGCCACTTCGGCTCAATCTCGTTCGGGTCGTAGGTCTTAGGAAGCATGGGCATCACCCTTTCTGTTTTTTGAAGATGGGTTACCCTCAGAAGGGCGGCTTAAAAATCTTAGCAACGCCGGTGGTGCCGGAGTAAGGGCTAACCAAGAAGCGCGGAACGTATGGGATTCAAAGGGTGAAATCAGCGTTACGGTGGACGATAGGCACCACCAGGGTATAGAAATGAGCCCGAGGTTTAAAAAGTTTGGGGTTAAAGAGCTCTCAGAGGGACCCATTCCCGGAGATGAGCTTGTCCCATGTTATAGAGCATTCCACGGTCTTAGTCTCTGAGCACGTCCTTGTACTTGCTCTTCCGCACGAGCTCTTTAACCCTCTCGAGTCCTGTCAGGTAAGCCTC comes from the Thermococcus thioreducens genome and includes:
- a CDS encoding transglutaminase-like domain-containing protein; the encoded protein is MKVRKNPIETSLPTLQDVQYVTAIYQRLSGNSEAETLTNLLEWQERNIQYWKERYWAASGIMIFLIIIIFVLVTLFFSVINVPYLSSLSKKAFLLFGLISILICTFLVVFLCFMLPYNYYNLVAQERQSPPKKLKKMFKLVYHTIKPSLPISIILDYRLAVCRDYAKLTAALLFNSYPEVYFLTLPNHVAVAVMINGKYYVLDQKLPIISLDSWIKRWEWLLWALRLKNKLLLRRYIPECSMYLVQFEKNLNGTILAKPTIREYIRYKVKTYEKDDIRTCIEKLEKLLINKFGLNSVKAISRKPDFTITLKNYGIYCENDEIILYSIARSIRNRIEAELSGGIKKLSGLRIFMKDDQDLLVEVYLKMQK
- a CDS encoding valine--tRNA ligase, whose translation is MLPKTYDPNEIEPKWQKFWLEEKIYKYELDEKRPSYAIDTPPPFTSGTLHLGHVLSHTWIDIIARYKRMTGYNVLFPQGFDNHGLPTELKVEKEFGISKDQPEKFLQKCVEWTWQAIEAMRNQFIRIGYSADWDLEYHTMDDWYKAAVQKSLLEFYEKGMLYRDKHPVYWCPRCRTSLAKAEVGYVEEDGYLYYIKLPLADGSGYVPIATTRPELMPACVAVFVHPDDERYKDVVGKKVKLPIFEREVPVIADEDVDPEFGTGAVYNCTYGDEQDVVWQKRYNLPVIIAINEDGTMNENAGPYKGLKTEEARKVIAEDLEKMGLLYKKQKVHHRVLRHTERSSCMAPIELLPKTQWFIRVKDFTDEIVKVAEEINWYPEDMFLRLKDWAESMDWDWVISRQRVFGTTLPFWVCKNGHVVPAREEDLPVDPRFDKPPVEKCPVCGAELEPVTDVLDCWIDSSITPLIITRWHEAIKGDEEAKRWFEHNFPTALRPQGTDIIRTWAFYTIFRTYKLTGEKPWDDVLINGMVAGPDGRKMSKSYGNVVAPDEVIPKYGADALRLWTALAPPGEDHPFKWEIVDYNYRFLQKVWNIYRFAERHLVDFDPSSAPEELEPIDRWILSRLHRLIKFAAEEMERYRFNLLTRELMTFVWHEVADDYIEMIKYRLYGDDEESKLKAKAALYELLYNVMLLLAPFAPHITEELYQEMFKRHVGVKSVHLLEWPKYDEGRISEEAERLGELAREIVGVMRRYKNSHGLALNAKLKHVAIYATDSYEALKAIEKDIAGTMNIEKLEIIQGEPELEERIIEIKPNFRTVGPRYGKLVPKITAYLKENAEEVARALKEAGKVEFEVEGQTVELGKEDIVLRKAVFSEGEEVETAVVGDAVVVFF